A region of the Pseudomonas sp. A34-9 genome:
GCTCGACGATCATTGGCGGTTTGCTGTTCGGCCTGTCGCGCAAGACCGCCACCGAGTTCTCGTTCTTCCTCGCGATGCCGACCATGGTCGGTGCGGCGGTCTACTCGGGCTACAAATACCGTCACCTGTTTGTGCCGGCGGATTTCCCGGTGTTCGCCATCGGGTTTGTCACCGCATTCATCTTCGCCATGATTGCCGTGCGCGGCTTGCTCAAGTTCATCGCCAGCCACAGCTATGCGGCGTTCGCCTGGTATCGGATTGTGTTTGGTCTGATCATTCTGGCGACGTGGCAGTTTGGCTGGATTGATTGGGCGGCGGCCAAGCCATGAGTGATTCCCGTGCACGCCGCCCTGAAGGGCGACCTTCAGGTGGCAACAACATTCAGCATCTGAAGCTAAAACTGGTGGTTCTGCTGGTGGTCTGTGCGCTGCCGATGTTCGGCTCGCTGTCGATGTGGCTGCGCGGGATTTCCTTGGTGCCGTTGGCCGCTTACGGGATCGTCAGCGTGCTGGCGTTCTTCATGTACTGGGCGGACAAGCGCAAGGCGCGCACCGATGCCTGGCGCACCCCGGAGAACGTTCTGCACGCCGTAGAACTGGCCGGCGGCTGGCCAGGCGCGTTGATCGCCCAGCAAGTGTTCCGGCACAAGACGCGCAAGGTATCGTTTCAGATTCTGTTCTGGGTGATTGTGCTGCTGCATCAGGTGTTCTGGATCGACCAGCTGTTTCTCGGCTCGAACTTGCTGACCCTGTTCTGAAAGATCACCTAAAACCCTTTGTAGGAGCTGCCGAAGGCTGCGATCTTTTGATCTTGCTTTTTAAAAGATCAAAGTCAAAAGATCGCTGCCTTCGGCAGCTCCTACAGGGATCGGTGTCAGAGCAATAAACCGATTTGGGTCTTCTTCGGCAGCTTGCTCACCACCAACTGGTGCGAGCGCTGCAACAACCCGCGCAATTCCTCAGCGCCCAACGGGTAGGGCGGATGCATGATGATCCACTGCGCCCGCGCCAGATACGGCGCCGGGTGAATGCCCGGGCGGTCGCAATGACCGAGAAACAGATCCTTGTCGACCTTGAATGCCAGTGAATCCCCACGCAGCCCCTGCAAGGCAAACATCTTGTTGCCGGCAATGGAAAACACCCGCACGCCACCCCATTTGTAATCTTCCCGAGCGCCCGGCAATGCCAGGCAGAACGCCGCCACGTCGGCTTCGCTCATCTTTCCCTTGCTCATAACAACCGCTCCCCACAGGCATTGAATGATTCGACCAGATGGTCGATCCACGCGCGCACCGCCGGCATCACCCCGCGTCGATGCGGATACACCGCTTGCAGCCAGCCGCCGGGCAACGACCACTCGGGTAGCAGCTGCACCAATGTGCCGTTGTGCAGTTCCTCTTCGCAGTACATCATCGGTAGCAACGTAAAACCCTGGCCGGCCAGTACGCAGGCTTTGCGCACAATAAAGTCATCAATGCCCAACCGTGCTTCCATGTTCAGCTCGAAACTGTTGCCCTGCTGATCGAGCAGACGCACATGAACCAGACGATCGGCCTCCAGCGCACCGAGCACCGGCAGCGTTTTCAAGTCTTGCGGATGGTTAATCGTCTGACCCTGGATAAACGCCGGGCTGGCCACCACGACCATTTGCGCCTGACGCAGGCGCCGGGTGACCAGCAATGGGTCCTCATCACCATGTTCACGCACGCGTAACGCCACATCAAAGCCTTCGCCGACCAGATCGACGCGGCGATTGAGCAGGACGACTTCGAGTTGCACCTGCGGGAATTTACCGAGAAATTCGCTGATCACCCACGGCAACATCTCACGCGCCAAACCGGTAGGGCACGAGACGCGCAGTCGACCGCGCGGCTCGCTGGACATGCTCGCCACCGCCTCATCGGCCATTTCCGCTTCCAGCAACATCGCCTGACAGTGACGCAAATAACGCTCGCCCACCGCAGTGAGGTTGAGTTGTCGGGTGGTGCGTTGCAGCAAGCGTGCGCCAAGACGATCTTCCAGTTCGGCAATGCGCCGTGACAAGCGTGACTTGGGAATGCCCAGCAAGCGCCCGGCCGCCGCAAAACCGCCGGCCTCGACGACTTTGGCGAAATAGTAGAGATCGTTGAGGTCTTGCATCGTTGAATTCCAACTGTTCTATCAGTGGGACAAACTATCGCATTTCAGGCGGCTAATCATCCATTGGTTTCTTGCGTAGGATTGTCTCCATTCCGTCGCCACCGGCGATTCCTTCCAGGAGATTCCACATGAAACTGCTGCATATCGATTCGAGCATTCTGGGCGACAACTCGGCTTCCCGTCAGTTGAGCAGCGAAGTCGTCAAAGCCTGGCAGGCCGCCGAGCCAAGCGCAGTCGTGACCTACCGCGACCTGGCCGCCGACGCCATCAGCCACTTCTCGTCGACCACCCTGGTGGCCGCCGGCACCACTGCTGAGCTGCGTAACGCCGCACAACAGCACGAAGCCGAACTGAGCGCTTCGACCTTGGCCGAGTTCATCGCTGCCGACGCCGTCGTCATCGCTGCACCGATGTACAACTTCACCGTACCGACCCAACTCAAGGCGTGGATCGATCGCGTAGCAGTCGCCGGTCAGACCTTCCGTTACACAGAAGCCGGTCCAGAAGGCCTGTGCGGCGGCAAGAAAGTGGTGATCATCTCCACTTCCGGCGGCATCCACGCCGGTCAGGCCAGCGGCATCGCTCACGAAGAATACCTGAAGCTGGTGCTGGGCTTCCTTGGCATCACCGATATCGAAATCGTCCGTGCCGAAGGCCTGGCGTATGGCGAAGAAGTGCGCAACAACGCCATGACCGCTGCCCAGGCGAAGATCAGCGAGCAACTGTTCGCCGCTGCGTAAGGCTTGC
Encoded here:
- a CDS encoding DUF1294 domain-containing protein; translated protein: MSDSRARRPEGRPSGGNNIQHLKLKLVVLLVVCALPMFGSLSMWLRGISLVPLAAYGIVSVLAFFMYWADKRKARTDAWRTPENVLHAVELAGGWPGALIAQQVFRHKTRKVSFQILFWVIVLLHQVFWIDQLFLGSNLLTLF
- a CDS encoding LysR substrate-binding domain-containing protein gives rise to the protein MQDLNDLYYFAKVVEAGGFAAAGRLLGIPKSRLSRRIAELEDRLGARLLQRTTRQLNLTAVGERYLRHCQAMLLEAEMADEAVASMSSEPRGRLRVSCPTGLAREMLPWVISEFLGKFPQVQLEVVLLNRRVDLVGEGFDVALRVREHGDEDPLLVTRRLRQAQMVVVASPAFIQGQTINHPQDLKTLPVLGALEADRLVHVRLLDQQGNSFELNMEARLGIDDFIVRKACVLAGQGFTLLPMMYCEEELHNGTLVQLLPEWSLPGGWLQAVYPHRRGVMPAVRAWIDHLVESFNACGERLL
- a CDS encoding FMN-dependent NADH-azoreductase encodes the protein MKLLHIDSSILGDNSASRQLSSEVVKAWQAAEPSAVVTYRDLAADAISHFSSTTLVAAGTTAELRNAAQQHEAELSASTLAEFIAADAVVIAAPMYNFTVPTQLKAWIDRVAVAGQTFRYTEAGPEGLCGGKKVVIISTSGGIHAGQASGIAHEEYLKLVLGFLGITDIEIVRAEGLAYGEEVRNNAMTAAQAKISEQLFAAA
- a CDS encoding MmcQ/YjbR family DNA-binding protein; the protein is MSKGKMSEADVAAFCLALPGAREDYKWGGVRVFSIAGNKMFALQGLRGDSLAFKVDKDLFLGHCDRPGIHPAPYLARAQWIIMHPPYPLGAEELRGLLQRSHQLVVSKLPKKTQIGLLL